The following are from one region of the Cloacibacterium sp. TD35 genome:
- the ligA gene encoding NAD-dependent DNA ligase LigA — protein MPEHILQRIEELREELHQHNYNYYVLDEPTISDFEFDAKLKELQELEAAHPEFYDPHSPTLRVGGEITKNFPTIQHQFRMYSLDNSYDFNDLQDWHTRISRILETEDIEFVAELKYDGASISILFENGKLSQAVTRGDGFQGDEITANVKTIKDIPLQLQGNFPERFFMRGEIYLTHNNFNKINEERLAEGYDAFMNPRNTASGSLKLQDSGEVRKRNLSAVLYQFVSENSPAETHFELLQQAKTWGFKISENAQLCKNLQEVQDFINFWDEKRKKLNFEIDGIVIKVNSLKQQQLLGYTAKSPRFAMAYKFKAEKVETELLSIDYQVGRTGAVTPVANLAPVLLAGTIVKRASLHNEDIIKKLDLHVGDFVYVEKGGEIIPKIVGVNLGKRNVFATEVQYATHCPECGSELIRLEDQAAHFCPNETHCPPQVVGKMIHYVSRKALNIENLGSETIEQLYREGLLTNIADFYTLRKEQLLPLERMAEKSAQNIIDGVEKSKQIPYEKVLYGIGIKHVGETVAKKLAKNFPSIDDLKNATEEELCQVEDIGSKIAESIVSYLQNPENWEMIERLRSYGVQLEKGENTTEVLSTVLEGKTFLFTGKLSLFTREQAEEMVEKHGGKNISAVSKNLNYLVVGEKAGSKLKKAQDIGTITILDEQQFLDLIES, from the coding sequence ATGCCTGAACATATCCTACAAAGAATAGAAGAATTAAGAGAAGAACTGCATCAGCATAATTACAATTATTATGTGTTAGATGAGCCTACGATTTCGGATTTTGAATTTGATGCCAAACTTAAGGAATTGCAAGAACTGGAAGCAGCGCACCCAGAGTTTTATGACCCGCACTCTCCTACCTTGAGAGTTGGTGGAGAAATCACCAAAAATTTCCCTACCATTCAGCATCAGTTCAGAATGTATTCTTTGGATAACTCTTATGATTTCAATGATTTACAGGATTGGCACACCAGAATTTCTAGAATTTTAGAAACAGAAGACATAGAATTTGTCGCCGAACTGAAATATGACGGCGCTTCTATTTCCATTTTATTTGAAAACGGAAAGCTTTCTCAAGCGGTAACCAGAGGTGATGGTTTCCAAGGCGATGAAATCACTGCCAATGTGAAGACCATTAAAGACATTCCGCTTCAGTTGCAGGGAAATTTTCCAGAAAGATTTTTTATGCGTGGCGAAATTTATCTTACACACAACAACTTCAACAAAATTAATGAAGAACGATTGGCAGAAGGTTATGACGCTTTTATGAATCCAAGAAATACCGCTTCTGGAAGTCTGAAACTGCAAGATTCTGGCGAAGTGAGAAAGAGAAATCTTTCGGCGGTACTCTATCAATTTGTGAGCGAAAACAGTCCTGCGGAAACGCATTTCGAACTGCTTCAACAGGCAAAAACTTGGGGTTTCAAAATTTCTGAAAACGCCCAACTCTGTAAAAACTTACAAGAAGTACAAGATTTCATCAATTTCTGGGACGAGAAACGCAAGAAACTGAATTTCGAAATTGACGGAATTGTTATTAAAGTAAATTCCCTAAAACAACAGCAATTATTGGGTTACACCGCAAAATCTCCACGTTTTGCAATGGCTTATAAATTTAAAGCCGAAAAAGTAGAAACAGAATTACTCAGCATCGATTATCAAGTGGGAAGAACTGGCGCAGTAACCCCTGTTGCGAATTTGGCTCCCGTTCTCTTGGCTGGAACCATTGTAAAACGCGCTTCTCTGCACAACGAAGATATTATCAAAAAACTGGATTTGCATGTAGGAGATTTCGTCTATGTAGAAAAAGGCGGAGAAATTATTCCGAAAATTGTAGGTGTAAATCTTGGAAAACGAAATGTTTTTGCTACAGAAGTTCAGTATGCTACGCATTGTCCAGAATGTGGAAGTGAGCTGATTCGTTTAGAAGATCAGGCTGCTCATTTTTGCCCTAATGAAACGCATTGTCCACCACAAGTTGTGGGGAAAATGATTCATTACGTTTCCAGAAAAGCTTTGAATATAGAAAATTTAGGCAGTGAAACTATAGAACAACTCTACCGTGAAGGTTTACTGACCAACATTGCAGATTTTTACACTTTGCGCAAAGAACAATTACTTCCATTGGAAAGAATGGCGGAAAAATCTGCCCAAAATATCATTGACGGCGTAGAAAAATCTAAACAAATTCCTTACGAAAAAGTATTGTACGGAATTGGCATCAAACACGTAGGAGAAACGGTTGCGAAGAAACTAGCGAAGAATTTCCCAAGCATTGATGATTTAAAAAATGCCACAGAAGAAGAACTTTGCCAAGTAGAAGATATTGGTTCTAAAATTGCGGAAAGCATTGTTTCTTATCTTCAAAATCCCGAAAATTGGGAGATGATAGAACGATTGAGAAGTTATGGCGTTCAACTGGAAAAAGGCGAAAACACCACAGAAGTTTTGAGTACTGTTTTAGAAGGCAAAACCTTTCTTTTCACAGGGAAACTTTCGCTTTTCACGCGTGAACAAGCCGAAGAAATGGTAGAAAAGCATGGCGGAAAAAACATTTCGGCAGTGTCTAAAAACCTCAACTATTTGGTAGTTGGAGAAAAGGCAGGAAGCAAACTCAAAAAAGCGCAAGACATCGGTACAATTACGATTTTAGATGAACAACAGTTTTTGGATTTGATTGAAAGTTAA
- a CDS encoding Crp/Fnr family transcriptional regulator produces the protein MDVPDNFLIDFFKDIPKTDLISLFGLVNRKKIKKNEVFIEQGTFYNKFFFIKKGLVRGYYINDDGEEKTIFFRWEKEFGADPESFFNHKPSKLIWCATEETEIFEINFEKFEELSKRNVGLLKLRIMANKRLLNRMYDRLESFILYTPEERFQHLLETHPDLCERIPDKHLASFLGITPVSLSRIKKRLEN, from the coding sequence ATGGATGTACCTGATAATTTTTTAATCGATTTTTTTAAAGACATTCCTAAAACAGACCTTATCAGTCTTTTCGGATTGGTCAATAGAAAGAAAATAAAAAAGAATGAAGTATTTATAGAACAAGGCACATTTTATAATAAGTTTTTCTTTATAAAAAAAGGCTTAGTAAGAGGCTACTACATTAATGATGACGGAGAAGAAAAGACCATTTTCTTTCGTTGGGAAAAAGAATTTGGTGCAGACCCCGAAAGTTTCTTTAATCATAAACCTTCTAAACTAATTTGGTGTGCCACAGAAGAAACAGAAATTTTCGAAATAAATTTTGAAAAATTTGAAGAATTAAGCAAAAGAAACGTTGGCCTATTGAAACTCAGAATAATGGCCAACAAAAGATTACTCAACAGAATGTATGATAGATTAGAAAGCTTCATTTTATACACTCCAGAAGAAAGATTTCAACATTTATTGGAAACCCATCCTGATTTATGCGAAAGAATTCCTGATAAACATTTAGCATCATTTTTGGGGATTACCCCAGTTTCTCTTAGCAGAATTAAAAAAAGATTAGAAAATTAA
- a CDS encoding type ISP restriction/modification enzyme, with protein sequence MINQYLSKLSQLYFAGNATEHSYRGDLQILLQEILGKEFAVINEPTRQKCGAPDYIVSKKEVPIGYIEAKDLKLGIDHKKNKPQFDRYRNALENLIITDYLHFEFYKNGELKTKIALGEILMNEIVPHEKNFESFIHLIKDFGQEVSQTIKNSEKLAEMMANKALLMADVIHNALDEDDLAEKNTELVQQRTAFKDMLIHDIDNQLFSDLYSQTIAYGLFVARYHDPTLPTFDRIEAANLIPKSNPFLRKLFQHIAGFDLDIRLKWIVEELVQIFLASDVKDIMKNFGKSTRQEDPVIYFYETFLGKYNPKLRKSRGVWYTPQPVVQFIVRAVDDLLKSEFGLSQGLADTSKIKSKVDFHGKKVDKEFHRVQVLDPATGTGTFLAETIKHIYEENFKNINEGIWPQYVEKDLIPRINGFELLMASYSMAHLKLDMLLSETGYETNQDQRFNIFLTNSLEEHHKDTGTLFASWLSDESTLANQIKRDTPVMCVIGNPPYSVSSSNKSEWIENLLKDYKKNLNERNIQPLSDDYIKFIRFGQYFVDKNGEGILAYISNNSFVDGIIHRQMRRSLLESFDKIYILDLHGNSKKKETAPDGSADQNVFDIMQGVSINLFVKTNQKKKGDLGKLYQYDLQGKRSFKYDFLNNNSIKSIDWNLLKNLEPNLFFANKDFEGAESYDKGFKIDELFLKFISGIQTGRDKLFIDDNKDTLLKRMKFLLEQDVDSKFVNEFNIKDSSSYNLIDRIKSANFNEDKLRIIEYKPFEKKFIYYDEKLLKRSFSSVLANYFKDNYGLSLMRTQVNTVNFQTIFLNKSLTDINFYGFQSYNFPLYLYQESTAFDERERIPNFNPKILAEIEAKLGMKCVDDENFSKENFGKENFGKENFGKVLNFAEVESSKLSRSPGFVIRELTPKKTPHKKLKSTNPVLFYG encoded by the coding sequence ATGATTAATCAATACCTTTCTAAACTTTCTCAATTATATTTTGCAGGAAATGCAACCGAACATTCTTATCGTGGAGATTTACAAATTCTGCTTCAGGAGATTCTAGGCAAAGAATTTGCCGTAATTAATGAGCCAACACGCCAAAAATGTGGCGCTCCAGATTATATTGTTTCCAAAAAAGAGGTGCCCATTGGTTACATAGAAGCCAAAGACTTAAAATTGGGAATAGACCATAAGAAAAATAAACCACAGTTCGACCGTTATAGAAACGCACTCGAAAATCTGATTATTACAGATTATCTACATTTTGAATTTTATAAAAATGGCGAACTGAAAACCAAAATCGCTCTTGGCGAAATCTTGATGAACGAAATCGTTCCGCATGAGAAAAACTTTGAATCTTTCATTCATCTCATCAAAGATTTTGGGCAAGAAGTTTCGCAAACCATCAAAAATTCTGAAAAACTAGCAGAAATGATGGCAAACAAAGCTTTGTTAATGGCAGATGTGATTCACAATGCTTTAGACGAAGACGATTTGGCGGAAAAAAATACAGAATTGGTACAGCAGAGAACAGCGTTTAAAGATATGCTGATTCATGATATAGACAATCAGTTGTTTTCAGACCTCTATTCTCAAACCATTGCTTACGGACTTTTCGTGGCACGCTATCACGACCCTACTTTGCCTACGTTTGATAGAATAGAAGCTGCCAATCTTATCCCGAAATCTAATCCTTTCCTCAGAAAATTATTCCAACATATTGCAGGTTTTGATTTAGATATACGTCTCAAATGGATTGTAGAAGAATTGGTGCAGATTTTCCTCGCTTCTGATGTGAAGGACATTATGAAAAACTTTGGGAAATCTACCAGACAAGAAGACCCCGTTATTTATTTCTACGAAACGTTCTTGGGAAAATACAACCCAAAACTCCGTAAATCTCGTGGCGTTTGGTACACGCCGCAACCTGTGGTACAATTTATTGTACGTGCAGTAGATGATTTGCTGAAATCTGAATTTGGATTATCTCAAGGTTTGGCAGATACTTCTAAAATCAAAAGCAAAGTAGATTTTCACGGCAAAAAAGTAGATAAAGAATTCCATAGAGTGCAAGTTCTAGACCCTGCAACAGGAACCGGAACCTTTTTAGCCGAAACCATCAAACACATTTACGAAGAAAATTTTAAAAATATTAACGAGGGAATTTGGCCTCAATATGTAGAAAAAGACCTCATTCCAAGAATTAATGGTTTTGAGCTCTTGATGGCGAGTTATTCTATGGCACATCTTAAACTAGATATGTTGCTTTCTGAAACAGGTTACGAAACCAACCAAGACCAGCGTTTTAATATTTTCCTCACCAATTCTCTGGAAGAACACCACAAAGATACAGGTACACTCTTTGCCAGTTGGCTTTCTGATGAATCTACTTTGGCAAACCAAATTAAGCGAGACACCCCTGTAATGTGCGTCATTGGAAATCCACCGTATTCTGTAAGTTCTTCTAATAAAAGTGAATGGATTGAAAATTTATTGAAAGATTATAAGAAAAATCTTAACGAAAGAAATATACAACCACTTTCTGATGATTACATAAAATTCATAAGATTTGGACAGTATTTTGTAGATAAAAACGGAGAAGGGATTTTAGCCTACATTTCTAATAATTCTTTTGTTGACGGAATTATACACCGCCAAATGCGTAGAAGTTTGCTTGAAAGCTTTGATAAAATCTACATTTTAGATTTACACGGAAATTCTAAAAAGAAAGAAACTGCGCCAGATGGAAGTGCAGACCAAAATGTGTTTGACATTATGCAAGGCGTTTCCATTAATCTATTTGTAAAAACCAATCAAAAAAAGAAAGGAGATTTGGGTAAATTATACCAATATGATTTACAAGGAAAGAGAAGTTTTAAATATGATTTTTTAAATAATAATTCAATAAAAAGTATTGATTGGAATTTATTAAAAAATTTAGAACCTAATTTATTTTTTGCAAATAAAGATTTTGAAGGAGCCGAAAGCTATGATAAAGGATTTAAAATTGATGAATTATTTTTGAAATTTATATCTGGGATTCAGACTGGTAGAGATAAATTGTTTATTGATGATAATAAAGATACACTCTTAAAAAGAATGAAATTCTTATTGGAACAAGATGTTGATTCTAAATTTGTAAATGAATTTAATATTAAAGATTCTTCTAGTTATAATTTAATAGATAGAATAAAAAGTGCTAATTTTAATGAAGATAAATTAAGAATAATTGAATATAAACCATTTGAGAAAAAATTTATTTACTATGATGAAAAACTTTTAAAGAGATCTTTCTCAAGCGTTCTTGCTAATTATTTTAAAGATAACTATGGTTTAAGTTTGATGAGAACTCAAGTTAATACAGTTAATTTTCAAACAATTTTTTTAAATAAATCATTAACAGATATAAATTTTTATGGATTTCAATCATATAATTTTCCGCTTTACCTTTATCAAGAATCCACTGCATTTGATGAGCGAGAAAGAATCCCTAATTTCAATCCTAAAATTCTGGCAGAGATAGAAGCAAAACTCGGCATGAAATGCGTAGATGATGAGAACTTCAGCAAAGAAAACTTCGGCAAAGAGAACTTCGGCAAAGAAAACTTCGGCAAAGTTTTAAACTTTGCCGAAGTTGAAAGTTCCAAACTTTCCCGATCTCCCGGATTTGTAATCCGTGAGCTCACGCCAAAAAAAACACCCCATAAAAAATTAAAAAGCACGAACCCCGTGCTTTTTTATGGTTAA
- a CDS encoding T9SS type A sorting domain-containing protein, translating to MKKTIFFITLFLFNVSNLFSQNCSNLNIDPAKQYNSTIDLGYYTFGLKVTVANQGTLASLEALNVAQSDQSQMALFKDNNGKMGDLIVKTEMKSLTSADGSIIKYTPLTSNVSIQPGNYWVVLELLANATAYPKKDLNDGSKRFVSSLNEGQTLLLPNFGQYFVDFADFDVPLGLNFNCTSLSVPENNMNTISLFPNPSSKTIFVKGLKKETNYSIINANGQIVTSGKIDNSNSINIDSLPIGIYYVVLENQTKLKFIKK from the coding sequence ATGAAAAAAACTATCTTTTTTATTACTTTATTTCTTTTTAATGTAAGTAATTTATTTTCGCAAAATTGTAGTAACCTAAATATTGATCCTGCCAAGCAATATAATAGTACAATTGATCTTGGTTACTATACTTTTGGACTAAAAGTAACAGTAGCTAATCAGGGAACACTTGCTAGTTTAGAGGCACTAAATGTTGCACAATCAGACCAAAGCCAAATGGCATTATTTAAGGATAATAATGGGAAAATGGGAGATCTTATTGTGAAAACAGAAATGAAAAGTCTTACCAGTGCAGATGGATCAATCATTAAATATACCCCTCTTACTTCAAATGTTTCAATACAACCAGGTAATTATTGGGTGGTTTTAGAGTTGTTAGCAAATGCAACTGCCTATCCAAAAAAAGATTTAAATGATGGGTCTAAAAGATTTGTTTCGTCTTTAAACGAAGGGCAAACTTTACTGCTTCCTAATTTCGGACAATATTTTGTTGATTTTGCTGATTTTGATGTCCCTTTAGGACTTAATTTCAATTGTACTAGTTTATCTGTTCCTGAAAATAATATGAATACAATCTCATTATTCCCTAATCCAAGTAGCAAAACAATTTTTGTAAAGGGTTTAAAAAAGGAAACCAATTATAGCATTATCAATGCAAACGGACAAATAGTTACAAGTGGTAAAATAGATAATTCTAACAGCATTAATATTGATAGTTTGCCTATTGGTATTTATTATGTTGTCCTAGAAAACCAAACCAAACTTAAATTTATTAAAAAGTAA
- a CDS encoding alpha-ketoacid dehydrogenase subunit alpha/beta: MESDFTTKEIISKEILLKAYNQMMLAKSMADIYEENRNICKYVHSTSRGHEAIQLATAYQLSKVDWVSPYYRDESLLLGIGFTPYQLMLQLLAKAEDPFSGGRSYYSHPSSKLEGLPKIIHQSSATGMQAIPTTGVAQGIKYIEDFKLQNFEKNPVVICSLGDNSVTEGEVAEAFQFAALHQLPIIFLVQDNEWGISVTKEEARTSDAYDYAAGFVGLNRMRIDGTDFVESFIQMQKAVNFVREERKPVLVCAKTVLIGHHTSGVRREFYRDEADLAKHRAKDPGIILKKYLREEGFSEDTLSQIEIEARKQIEKDFNKAILAPDPKPETVKEHVYAPTPITEEKGTRVPENGEKIPMVDAGIHAIQELMHKHPEALLYGQDVGGRIGGVFREAVTLQQKFGNKRVFNTAIQEAYIIGSTVGMSAVGLKPIVEVQFADYIYPGINQLVTEVSKSCYLSNGKYPVSNIIRVPIGAYGGGGPYHSGSVETMLAQIKGIKIAYPSNAADFKGLFKAAFYDPNPVIFLEHKGLYWSKVPGTEDAKTVEPAEDYILPFGKANILKNANEEEIHKGRTLVVVTYGMGVYWAKEAAKNFEGRVEIIDLRTIKPIDEELVFERVKLHGKCILLTEEALNNSMMEAFGARISKNCFKYLDAAVEIMGSLDLSAVPINLILEKEMLPNAEKLSNKINELLQN, encoded by the coding sequence ATGGAATCTGACTTTACAACAAAAGAAATTATTTCAAAAGAGATTTTGCTCAAAGCTTATAATCAAATGATGCTGGCAAAATCAATGGCCGATATTTACGAAGAAAACAGAAATATTTGTAAATATGTACATAGTACTTCTAGAGGCCACGAAGCCATACAATTGGCTACTGCTTATCAATTATCCAAAGTAGATTGGGTATCTCCTTATTACAGAGACGAATCTTTATTATTAGGGATAGGCTTCACTCCTTATCAATTAATGCTTCAGTTATTAGCAAAAGCTGAAGACCCTTTTTCAGGAGGTCGTTCTTATTATTCGCATCCATCTAGTAAATTAGAAGGACTTCCAAAAATCATTCACCAGAGTTCTGCTACAGGAATGCAAGCTATTCCAACCACTGGTGTTGCTCAAGGAATCAAATATATTGAAGATTTCAAACTTCAAAATTTTGAAAAAAACCCTGTTGTCATTTGTAGTTTAGGCGATAATTCTGTTACAGAAGGAGAAGTAGCAGAAGCTTTTCAATTTGCAGCACTCCATCAACTCCCCATTATCTTTTTAGTTCAAGATAATGAATGGGGAATCAGCGTAACCAAGGAAGAAGCCAGAACTTCTGATGCTTATGATTATGCAGCTGGATTCGTAGGGCTGAATAGAATGAGAATAGATGGAACTGATTTTGTAGAAAGTTTCATTCAGATGCAAAAAGCGGTAAATTTTGTAAGAGAAGAAAGAAAACCTGTTCTTGTTTGTGCAAAAACGGTATTGATTGGGCATCACACTTCTGGCGTTAGAAGAGAATTTTATCGAGACGAAGCAGATTTAGCCAAACATAGAGCAAAAGACCCAGGAATTATTCTCAAAAAATATTTAAGGGAAGAAGGTTTTAGTGAAGACACCTTATCTCAAATAGAAATTGAGGCCAGAAAACAAATAGAAAAAGACTTTAACAAAGCGATTCTGGCTCCAGATCCAAAACCAGAAACCGTAAAAGAGCATGTATACGCTCCTACTCCTATCACTGAGGAAAAAGGAACCAGAGTTCCTGAAAATGGAGAAAAAATCCCAATGGTAGATGCAGGAATTCATGCTATACAAGAATTGATGCACAAACATCCTGAGGCATTACTTTATGGTCAAGATGTAGGCGGAAGAATCGGGGGTGTTTTCAGGGAAGCGGTAACGCTTCAACAAAAATTTGGGAACAAAAGAGTTTTCAACACAGCAATTCAAGAGGCATACATCATTGGTTCTACTGTAGGAATGAGTGCGGTAGGTCTCAAACCTATTGTAGAAGTACAATTTGCAGATTATATTTATCCGGGAATCAATCAATTGGTAACAGAAGTCTCTAAATCTTGTTACCTTAGTAACGGAAAATACCCTGTTTCTAACATCATTAGAGTCCCTATTGGAGCTTATGGTGGTGGCGGTCCTTATCACAGCGGAAGCGTAGAAACCATGTTGGCTCAAATCAAAGGAATTAAAATCGCTTATCCAAGCAATGCTGCGGATTTCAAAGGTTTGTTTAAAGCTGCTTTTTATGACCCAAATCCTGTCATTTTTTTGGAACACAAAGGTCTTTACTGGAGTAAAGTTCCGGGAACAGAAGACGCTAAAACCGTAGAACCTGCAGAAGATTACATTTTACCTTTCGGGAAAGCCAATATTTTAAAAAATGCCAATGAAGAAGAAATACATAAAGGTAGAACTCTAGTAGTTGTTACTTACGGAATGGGTGTTTATTGGGCTAAAGAAGCCGCTAAAAATTTTGAGGGAAGAGTAGAAATCATAGATTTGAGAACCATTAAACCTATAGATGAAGAATTGGTTTTCGAAAGGGTAAAACTTCACGGGAAATGTATTCTTTTAACAGAAGAAGCATTAAATAATTCAATGATGGAAGCCTTCGGTGCAAGAATTTCTAAAAATTGCTTTAAATATCTTGACGCAGCGGTAGAAATTATGGGTTCGCTAGATTTATCAGCGGTTCCAATCAATTTGATTTTAGAGAAAGAAATGCTTCCAAATGCAGAAAAATTAAGCAATAAAATTAATGAACTTCTCCAAAACTAG
- a CDS encoding ammonium transporter, with translation MKVEKRWVIAFIITAIVAMVSLFWPTQLPDASSGVFLEENNLVGADIAWLLASSGLVLLMTPGLSFFYGGMVGKKNVISTMLQSFIALGVISLVWVVVGFSLSFGDSLGFYIGKEHYGIIGNPFSYTFFNQVGVLPHSKMAPTVPFILFALFQMKFAVITPAIITGSFAERVRFVSYLLFIVLFSLFIYAPLAHMVWSGDGFLVKFFGIKDFAGGTVVHMSAGFAALAGALMIGKRKNDHHEPSNITYVILGTGMLWFGWFGFNSGSALAANATAAMAFGTTTIASASAMMTWIFFDRINGRKISALGACIGAVVGLVAITPGCGYVSIAESVFIGFISAIVSNVFVNWKKLKSVDDTLDVFACHGIGGIMGMILTAVFAHGESASLLHGGIGVFAHHMAALLLVSAFTFFGALVIYKITDYIIPLRVDEKSEELGLDISQHNESI, from the coding sequence TTGAAAGTAGAAAAACGTTGGGTTATTGCTTTTATCATTACAGCGATAGTAGCAATGGTAAGTTTATTCTGGCCAACTCAGTTGCCAGATGCTAGTTCGGGAGTTTTTTTAGAAGAAAATAATTTAGTAGGAGCAGATATTGCATGGTTATTGGCTTCATCGGGTTTAGTACTTCTCATGACGCCGGGTTTATCTTTCTTCTATGGCGGAATGGTGGGCAAAAAAAATGTAATTTCTACCATGTTGCAGAGTTTTATTGCACTGGGAGTTATTAGTTTGGTTTGGGTAGTGGTTGGTTTTTCGCTCTCTTTCGGAGATTCTCTCGGATTTTATATTGGCAAAGAACATTACGGAATCATAGGCAATCCTTTTAGTTATACTTTTTTTAACCAAGTAGGTGTTTTGCCACATTCTAAAATGGCTCCTACAGTTCCTTTTATCCTTTTTGCATTGTTCCAAATGAAATTTGCAGTGATTACTCCTGCCATTATCACAGGAAGTTTTGCAGAGAGAGTAAGATTTGTAAGTTACCTTTTATTTATCGTACTGTTTTCACTGTTCATTTATGCACCTTTAGCTCATATGGTATGGAGCGGAGACGGTTTTCTAGTGAAATTCTTCGGGATTAAAGATTTTGCAGGTGGTACTGTTGTACATATGAGTGCTGGTTTTGCAGCTTTAGCAGGTGCTTTGATGATTGGGAAAAGAAAAAATGACCACCATGAACCTTCCAATATTACGTATGTTATTTTAGGAACAGGAATGTTATGGTTTGGTTGGTTCGGGTTTAATTCGGGTTCAGCTTTAGCTGCCAATGCAACTGCAGCGATGGCTTTTGGAACTACAACTATTGCTTCTGCTTCAGCGATGATGACTTGGATATTTTTCGATAGAATAAATGGAAGAAAGATTTCAGCATTGGGAGCTTGTATTGGAGCGGTGGTAGGATTGGTAGCGATTACGCCAGGTTGTGGTTATGTAAGTATTGCAGAAAGTGTATTTATCGGTTTCATTTCTGCAATTGTTTCTAATGTTTTTGTGAATTGGAAAAAGCTGAAAAGCGTAGATGACACTTTAGATGTTTTTGCATGTCATGGTATTGGTGGAATTATGGGGATGATACTTACTGCAGTTTTTGCTCACGGAGAAAGCGCTAGCTTGTTACATGGTGGAATAGGTGTTTTTGCTCATCATATGGCGGCATTGCTTTTGGTTTCTGCTTTTACCTTTTTTGGAGCCTTGGTTATTTATAAAATCACAGATTATATTATTCCGCTTCGAGTAGATGAAAAATCGGAAGAATTAGGCTTGGATATTTCTCAACACAATGAATCTATATAA